TTTCCACTTGTATATCGAGCAATAATTGGGAAAGAAAAGGGACCACGTCTAGTATCCTTCCTTTCTACTATTGGTAGAGATAAACTATTAAAAATATTAAGTAGATATTAAACAATACAGGGGTCTGTAAGGCCCCTAGATTTAAAAAAAAGGATTATAAAGTGAAAAGAAATGTTTTGTTAGTTGTTATGCTATTATTAGCATCCATGATTTTTTCCCAGGATTATGTTGATGTTGTTGAGAAGAAAGATGGTTCTATTCTAAAGGGTATTGTTATTGAAAACAAAATAAATGATTATGTTAAAATTGAGTTAACTGGTGGTTCTGTTTTTAAAATTGAGTATAGAGATATTGATTTAATGAGAAAAGAGAAGGTAGCCTCCAGTGGTACAAATAGTTCAATAGTCATTAATAACTCAAATAATAACTCTAATGGAGCAAATAAAAGTTTAATTGGTTATGACCATTTTCAGTTAGTTTCAATTTTAGAGGATCTTCCATTAAGTAAATTAAAGAAGGTAAAAATAGATTCTGATCTAATTAGAACTACTGATATTGGAACTAGAATGATAGTATATAACTCCTTGGAGAAGGAGAGTGCCCTTGGCTATACGGTTTTAAATATATTTTTACCTGGTATTGGTTCTGTTATGCAGGGGGATAAAAAAGGATGGCTCTACTTTATTTCCTCTTCTCTTTGTTATCTAATTGGTTATTCACTAATTTCAGATTATGCTGTAGAACCTATGTATGATGATTCCTATTATTATGGAGAAAGTTCTTCTAATGAGAGCCAGTTCTTTTTAGGTGCCGGATTAATGGTTGTCTCAGGATTGATAAATATCTCATCATGGTTTGCACCAACAACCTATAAGAATGAGTATAATAAGCAGTTGAGAACGACTCTAATGTATTAACTAAAGGATTCGCTGCTTTATTCCTAATAATATTTAGTCCTAAATATAAATCCCGATTAATATTCAAAATTATTCCTTGACATATCATGGAAGCGCTTGCATAATTTTAATAGCACTTCTTTGGAAGCGTTTGCATTGTTGTCTTTGTTTCCACGATTAATACCAATATATGGTTTATATATAAGGAGAAAATATGAAAAAATTATTGAAAAACATTTTTTCAACCATGTTGTTACTTTTCTTAGTAACCTCATGTGGAAATGTTTTAACGGGTTCTGATACAGAAAAGTTTGTATCTTCAGATGAATTAGCTGTCTCAAGGTCTTTAAACAGTGAAGATGACTCATGGATTCAATCATCAAGTATTTATCAGGTTTATGTGAAGGCTTTTAATGATACTGATGGAAATGGGATTGGGGATTTAAAGGGTGTTAAAAATAAAATTCCATACCTCAAATCCCTTGGAGTAAAAACTATTTGGTTAATGCCCGTTTTTGAAGCTGATAGTTATCATGGTTATAATACAAATAACTATTATCAGGTTAGAGGTGATTATGGAAATAATCAGGACCTAAAAGATTTAGTGGATGAAGCACATAATAATGGGATGAAGTTAATATTAGATTTAGTTGTAAACCATACAGGTTACAATGTTTCATATTTCAATGACTATTCAAAAACCGACTGGTATTGTTGGCAAAACCCCGATTTAAATTATGGGAACGATTCAACTTGGAGTAGTATTCAGAACTGGGAAACACCTTGGGGTGGAGGATCAGTTATGCAATGGGATACTAAATTAAATAGAGGAAATTTTTATTCAGTTTTTGGTTATGATATGCCAGACCTTAACTATAGAAATCCTGAGGTTGTATCAGAAGTAAAAAATATTATGAAATTTTGGGTAGAAACAGCTGATGTTGATGGTTTTAGATGTGATGCCGCAAGATATTTAGTAGAAGAGGGACAAGGTGTTCAAAAGGATTTAGATGCGACTCACTCATTATGGAAAGAGTTTCGAGCGTCTCTACAAAGTGTAAAACCTTCCGCTATTTTATTGGCAGAAGCTCCAACAGAGACTTCTGAGCAATTAGTTGGTTATTATGGTGACGGTGATGAGTTTAATACTGCATTTCATTTTGGGCTTCAGTATAAATTAGTTAGTGCCTTTAAGGATGGATACAGGCAGGGAGCAATGTTAACGGATCTTTATGACGTTCAAGGCAATCTACCTACTGGAAGCATTGATACAATTTTTTTAAGTAATCATGATGCATTTGCAGGACAAAGAATCGGTTATCAGATGGATATGAATATTGGAAAGATGAAGGGTGCAGCTTCACTTTATATTCTTCTATCTGGTATTCCTGCTGTCTATTATGCTGAAGAGCTGGGATATAATAACTTAAATGGTGAAGTGGGAGGTGATGATCCATTAAGGGGTGATATTAATTGGGCTGACGTTGAGACTCAAGAAAATGATCCATCATCGATGTTAAACCATTATAAAGGACTATTTAATATAAGAAATAGTTACGATGCCCTACGATCTGGTATCTCAATGTTTGCTTCATCCTACGATGGAAGTTGGGATTCTGTAGATCAGAATTCAGATACTATGGCCATATTCAGAGAGTATTATGGAGAAAAAATATTAGTAGTTCATAATTTTAGTAGTAATGATAGGGAGATCAGTGTAGACCTAGAGTCTAGTAGTTTAACTTTTTCACCTGGAGAAGAGGCGTATATTCTAATGGGGAATGGTGTTGGTTCTCAAGGGAATACAGTTACAGATTTAAACAAAAACT
Above is a genomic segment from Thiospirochaeta perfilievii containing:
- a CDS encoding alpha-amylase family glycosyl hydrolase — protein: MKKLLKNIFSTMLLLFLVTSCGNVLTGSDTEKFVSSDELAVSRSLNSEDDSWIQSSSIYQVYVKAFNDTDGNGIGDLKGVKNKIPYLKSLGVKTIWLMPVFEADSYHGYNTNNYYQVRGDYGNNQDLKDLVDEAHNNGMKLILDLVVNHTGYNVSYFNDYSKTDWYCWQNPDLNYGNDSTWSSIQNWETPWGGGSVMQWDTKLNRGNFYSVFGYDMPDLNYRNPEVVSEVKNIMKFWVETADVDGFRCDAARYLVEEGQGVQKDLDATHSLWKEFRASLQSVKPSAILLAEAPTETSEQLVGYYGDGDEFNTAFHFGLQYKLVSAFKDGYRQGAMLTDLYDVQGNLPTGSIDTIFLSNHDAFAGQRIGYQMDMNIGKMKGAASLYILLSGIPAVYYAEELGYNNLNGEVGGDDPLRGDINWADVETQENDPSSMLNHYKGLFNIRNSYDALRSGISMFASSYDGSWDSVDQNSDTMAIFREYYGEKILVVHNFSSNDREISVDLESSSLTFSPGEEAYILMGNGVGSQGNTVTDLNKNFYSLGSVPGLTTVVIFFGDIDSYRDVNGKFPTYGTSTVDPGWDSLYLRGTFNSWGTTAMSKVGDVWSVQATFAQGGRFKFDRDGDWQRNYGAGNIENVAVFTGDDIYIPSAGTWTVSLNESTLEYSMSTEPIETYSVSGQILEDDKGLSGVTVSLGSKSTLTDSNGYYSFSNISTGSYVLSPVKSGYIFSPVSQNVNVVDEGIIVSNIIGTFSTTTDLTVHFGEWESATTYSIHPWDGLSGDIVMEYEKLENGIHWWVATIPNAPTHFMFCFNNSNNNWDGGNRSYDSQASEIFIKAWDNTVYTSR